ACTGGAAAAGCTGGGCTGTCTCTGCAGCAGAATGGTGCAAACATGTTTTAGATTGGTGCTACGTGACCAGAGAAAATCACCTTTCGCTCAAATGGTAGAACACCTCCCCACTACCAGAATGCACTGCGCTGCACCGGACCAATAAAGCTCCCGCTGGTGGGGAACGTAACACGAGCACGTCACAGAGAGCAACATGGCGGCCTGCTGTATTTACATTGTATTCCATATTACAGTTAAACGATGAGCTgtaatgtgtttctgaaaacatgagGCGAGAAGTAGGCAATGCAGTAACAGAATCATAGTTTCCATTTCATCACCACTGCAGAGTTTTACTGTCTCATCTGAGTTTAAGTGAGAGAGGGGCGGATGTCTCTCTTGATCCACTTCTATATTCTTTGTGTCCACAGGTGGAAGTACAGTGTGTAGTTAGAGCCACAGGCCTAAAGCTGGCAGCAAACCTCCAAGTGACTAGCCTGGCtacgccctcctacgtacttccgctcaattttcatttcccttcagtactgcGTCTGGGTtcgcggtatattcttgggttttctccagcaACATTTTTGGCGGTCCagtcagcgaacagagggagtggctgagaacgatgacgttgaggccgtgcgctagtttgagttgcggcggagaaagacgcgagctaagccattcggtccgttgtggcagcgctgccaaatatccagaagttaaagcccgagcaagaccaATCTTTGCTGGGTTTTGTTGGGGGCCATGGTGTTGTGGCCCCTcttccccacggggttcgggaatagttagattttccagctcgctccgttagtggtgaaggagttggctaaggctaacgctagcgatgctaagccgacgtcacgaccaaacgttagcgattggttatggcagatccagagtggctctgggcagatccaatagttttaaacttccaCAGAGTACCTGCCTTCTAGAAAGcatttgtcaatggagagtgcccagactctctgtacaaatgaaatgtacgagagtctcGTAGGACCAGGCTACCAAGTGACATCTTTTGCGTCAAACGCGTCGCTTGGCGTTTTCCTGCTGGCCTGTGAGCAGCGAGATGTGGGGAAGTTTACCAGAGTTCAGTTACACATACTACTAACATTGTTCTGATACGCACCTTGCTTGAAAATCAGCAACGCTATGTCAGTGTTGGGTTCACAACTTTCCACTGACAAAACATCAGTTACCGCAGGTTCGAGCTGCTGAAGAAGACCATGTGATGCGGTCCACAGTCCCGTAAGAAGGGAGAAAAGTGGACCTTGAGTGGAGAGAATGATCCTTTTATCGCGGCTGTTCATAGACCAAAGAAGAAAGAGGCAGGCCCTGCCCAGAAGGAGAGAAGTGACCGTGACTGGATGGTTCTGCCTTTCAGTGCGAAAATGAGTGTAGGAACAGGACGACCATGTCGTAGCAAAGTGAAAACAGCCTCTCTGATGTATCTCTCTCCAAGGGAGATCTCTTATCAGCCTCCTTCATCAGTAATGCTCAAAATGCCTCATCCTGTCCTCTTATTGTTGTCTCAGTGTTCCAAACAGCCGCGACATGCTTTCCATCAGGGATGTGTGTCCTTCCTTATTCTGGCTGAATGCTGCTCACCGTTCGTGTTATggcctagagagagagaggcggtgTGTAATGGAGATTTTTGGGTTGTTTGTGTGCAGCGTGTCCATCGTTCCCTCCAGTGCCTGTGGTATTCATTCATTCCTAAAGTATAATTTGGCTATTTTCATAGCTTTGGTCATCGTTACTATCGGTTGCAATGTATTCACCAAAGTCATCGCTTAAACAGGTCACAAACAAACCATCAGTTTACTGATCTCAGCCACGTTATACGGAGGGCAAACTGATATTGATATTAAAAACAGGCGCTAAGTGGACTGCTTCATGCGCTCAGTTTTTCCACAGTGGTGGTTAACTAGCATTCCTGGTATACATCCTATATTTcatactgtgtgtctgtgtctgtgtgtctatgcctgtgcctgtgtctgtgcctgtctctgtctgcatttctgtgtgtctgtgtctgtgtgtctgcatgtgcgtgtgtctgtgtctgtgcctgtctctgtctgtgtgtctgtgtgtctgcgtgtctgtgtgtctgtgtctgtgtgtgtctgtgtctgtctgcacgtctgtgtctgcgtgtgcgtctgtctgCGTCTGTGCCtgtctgcgtctgtgtgtctgtgtgtctgcgtctgtgtgtctgcgtgtgtctgtgtcttcgcctgcgcgtgtgcgtgtgtgcgtgtgtgtgtcctgcagagTGAAGCACATGGTGCTGGTGGAGCCCTGGGGTTTCCCTGAACGCCCGGACACAGCAGAGGCCGACCGGCCCATCCCGGTGTGGATCAAAGCCCTCGGGGCCATGTTCACGCCCTTCAACCCTCTGGCTGGCCTGAGACTGGTGGGGCCGCTCGGTAAGATGGAACAACAAGACAGAGGGCAGagcagatgaagaagaagagtagCGGAGCATCTGTAGCATACAGAGGGAAAAATGAATgagaaatatgaaaatatgtgaATAATAATGTTGACTATACAGTTGAATCAAGGCCGTGTAAAGACTCAAGGTGTGGTAAAATGGTTTGCTAAGAGCGTTCTTGACTGTGAAGGCTCACACACCTTCAATCTGAACGTTCTGGTCCTTAGACCTTCATCCAGACTGcgatcaattttttttattgaaaacaacattggcatatactgtagtgttcaatttcacactaacattctcaCTTAGAGCAGTCATTCACACAGTGTGAATCACACTTGGAGCAAATAATCTCAATAACATACATTGTATATAGCCACCCATTTAGCTATGGCTGCAGTAAGTTTGTCGCGTTGAAAgtagccagttgaggtggttcgtgcatctggtaaggatgccccctgggcgcctccctagggaggtgttccaggcatgtccagctgggaggaggcctcggggaagacccgattatatctccaacctggcctgggaacgcctcgggaacgcctcgggatcccccagtcagagctggttaatgtggctcgggaatgGGAAGTTTGGgatcccctgctggagctgctccagcTTGTTCTTAGTTGTGGTATCCATATGCATCTGTCTGAAGTCATCCCTTGTCGCCTGACTTTGACGAGGGggggggcggagaattggcatcagttGTGTGCccggccatcaagtggtatttcagactggacgtgttgcgatgatagctcagttcacaacgaccaAACCCAccgatcactttggtcttgtcaatggaaccatttggcaactttttaaaagtaaactttccattcagaatttTACTgacatccatttcggcgtctcgcgctcgccatccactcaaaacctaacgttagcctgctactctttggccggctcgcaagcccaaacaagtgtgtgcggcatgcctgttgtttagtttccggtctagctagatccggtgtggtgttgtagtttttctaacgttactagttgttgcaacagcatgtgaaaaaaactacaaagtttgctagccCAAAAAGAACATAATGTCGctttttgagtgagatacggtttctgaatgtcacctgccttcagtctccgggcgagctgttcaaaatctgcacagctttctacgtcacaagccgaaacgagctggctaaccgttagcatgctagcgttagcatgctaactgaccgaagttggagaaacaacctttcttttactgtctatggagctagctagctgacatgatctacatgtgagctactgcgcatgtgcgagtgcaatcagaGATAGTACAGAataagaaaagaggtctcactctgtagctaaaaataaaaatatggtgttttttaaaaattaaaccatgtaaatctattctggtacaaccttaaaatacaattatgaacctgaaaatgggcataatatgggcgctttaatatACAGAAAACTAGTTTGACTACTAATGAAATCCAGTATGAAGAATTCCACTACAGCTGATTTGTAATGTTTTGGTCCAGACTTTAAAGCGTGGTTCCTGTTCATGTTCAAGTGTAATGAGGCAGCGTCGTCTCTTGGTTTTGACACCTGAACGTCCCCTCTGTGTCCCCTGCAGGGCCCACTCTGGTCCAGACCCTGAGACCCGACTTCAAGAGGAAGTTCTGCTCCATGTTCAGTGACAACACTGTGTCCGACTACATCTACCACCTGAACGTGCAAATCCCCAGGTGTGTGGGAGTCATCGGACCCTATCTTGCACACCGGCGCGGCACAGCGCAGCACGAaacccgacgcaagtgtctttgctagtttaagaccgacgcagttgtcaatttcccgtccagcgcccgcgtcgtttaaatagcaaatgcacctgcacccatctgtgcaCCCAtaggcgtgctggtcttacagggaggtgtgttcaggtgcattctgggcgtattgctatcttgaggcagcgggaaatgatcgcgccattgaccaacaaaaacttGGTCTGAAGTctataacgcagcatttcattgtcaTGCACcacacgcacactatgcttgttacacacacacacacacacacacacagggaagcgccgcagcacacaaacacgcaaaagattacaaataaaaatattacggtgcaaatccgccatcataaaagcattgcgccaaggtacaaagggaatgggagatgatctctgattggtttatagcatgttacgcccaaaacacacctatgaattaatgaagacactaaggacaacccttttgaaccatgcgcccggcgcacggacccttttttcagctagcaaaagtggattcggacacgccctaaacgcaccagCGCCATGCACTTTACGCCGTGCGCttatcattaaaatagggccccttgTGTCTGTTTATGCTGAACGTATGCCTGGTCAGTTCTTCTTCTCTTGTACCGTTCCAGTGGGGAAACTGCCTTTAAGAATATGACCAACTCCTTTGGCTGGGCTACCAGACCCATGCTGCACAGGATGGACCAGCTTCAGCCCAAGATCCCCATGGCCATCATCTACGGCTCCCGCTCCAGCATCGACAGCAGCGCCGGCAGCAGCATCAGGGAGAGCCGGCCACACTCCCATGTGGAGATCACAGTGAGTTGATGAGAGAGGCATGCGCTTCGTTAATAATCCATATGATGTAAATCTGTATTCATGTATTGATTTCCCTATCTAGTGATGTGCATTCATACAAGGTCAATGAGTTCAACTTTCAACCTTTTTACATACGGACTAATTGCTGTCATGCTAAAAAATGGAAGTTGAGCTGTCTGGAGCTCCTGACATGCTAATGCCAAAATGGCTGCCATTCCTTCCCCGCCACCGACCCGCCAGTCAACTTGAAGTCAGCACTATTAGGATAGTCACATGTtcccacaaaaaacaaaaaaaacaatcgtCGGAACGTCTGCTTCAGGATAAGAACAACGAAggtaaatgatagagtgtggtctagacctgctctTTATGagaagtgtcctgagataacatgATATGATTTGACACCATAAATAAATACTTCATTGAATTGAACTGTCtcttcaaaaaaaaatatccaccaATAAAAGTGACTCGGGGTGTCATCATGTGACAGTGTGACAACAGAGAGAAACTTTGGCAACATGACAAGTCAAAGACCATGAATGCACCTTGAGTTTAGAAATGATTCCCAGGGCCAAACACTGACCTCCATGCTTCATAGTAACAAATTTTGACCCGAATTGACGCCtttttatgagatcagtctggtcgcatgcaaatgtgacgtcatgggagcgccgtagCTACTTATActcgacactagttgcagtcttctcctgaacagaggtggcgctaatgaacaaaggctaccgactttgctctttctacggactagaagaagaaaaaggtaaacgtcggcagaactggcagcagcattgccgtcaattcttccatttgattggatgacctacttggtgcgatcgagcctttcattcaccataaaagaactcctcttaacccggtaagtttaccagagagacttgcagtcactgtGAGAGTCCTGGCGTCCGGTTGTCCGCGAACTCTTCCGTGCTTCCTGCTTCCGCTTTGTCACGCgccactgaaataaaaatagagTGCGGTGCGCCCTCTGGTCGCGCACTCAAAATCCTGGcgcgccagcgagatctacgtcattttgacgtcacattcgCGCACGCCAGCTCGGCTGCGGCGACCGTAAAATGGCCCTGACAGTGATAAGAGTAAatgcgttacaaaagtaacccagttacagtaatgtattcgtttttgctgtaacgcagtaatataacatgtttttacgtccgtttcggaaccgaaatttgcgtcctaatccggtccgataccgaccggttgcgtaggaaccacttcgggtttcggtacccaaacCTACTGCCAAGTCATACTtccgcttttattttggtgaaagtaactcaaaagtagtgtaaagcattaccaTAAAGAGACTAAtcactctcaaatgacagtaactagtaatcaatAATGGATTACATTATGGAAGTAACTTGTCCAACACTGATGACTGATCCGGTTTGGATGGTCCCGCAGACAATCCGCGGAGCCGGACACTACGTGTACGCTGACCAGCCCGAGGACTTCAACCACACGGTCCTGCAGGTGTGTGACCAAGTGGACTGAAGCTGGACTCAACAAGGCTATTTTTATATCTTGTGTGAATAGATAGCTGTATCACTGCATCCTCTGTGAAGAAACACAGTAAGACTCAATACATAAGTAAAGTCCTTTCTTATATGATATAATGATGTTCTATTTAGTCACATCTTTCCCGGTCTGGTtgtgacacagacaggaagtggacTCTTCAGTACATCGCTGCCTTCAACACCAGGAAGCAGCTAGACATGTATCTGCAGTCACGACCAATCTCTTTTTATAGTGTCTCTGCCCTCTGATTGTTtttggcttttcttttttttaactcaaaagttGATTTAATTTGCTTTTGTTA
This window of the Perca flavescens isolate YP-PL-M2 chromosome 6, PFLA_1.0, whole genome shotgun sequence genome carries:
- the abhd5a gene encoding 1-acylglycerol-3-phosphate O-acyltransferase ABHD5 isoform X2; translated protein: MSVVGAHGLVSSVWGYVDATVRWCWIPSWLPSWCPTSSLQLQTAEDRMLRCVESAFSKQYVPIANGKQLWTLTFSSDRVKDRTPMVLLHGFGGGVGLWAQNLDALSQCRPIWAMDLLGFGRSSRPRFCTDAQGAEDQFVESIEQWRAEVGLESMILLGHNLGGFLAASYAIRYPSRVKHMVLVEPWGFPERPDTAEADRPIPVWIKALGAMFTPFNPLAGLRLVGPLGPTLVQTLRPDFKRKFCSMFSDNTVSDYIYHLNVQIPSGETAFKNMTNSFGWATRPMLHRMDQLQPKIPMAIIYGSRSSIDSSAGSSIRESRPHSHVEITTIRGAGHYVYADQPEDFNHTVLQVCDQVD